From the Polaribacter tangerinus genome, the window TATCCGCTTTTTTTCTACAAATATATTTTTTTGAGTTTGCTTTTTTAAGGATGTGTTTCTTTTTAAAACCCATGAAGGGAATTTAAATTTTGAGGAAATCCTTTTTAATAGGGAGTCGCTTACATTGGTTACTTGCTGAAATTCTTTTACAGAATTGATAAATTTTCCTTTAGAACGGTATTCGAGTAATCGATCAATTTCAAGTGTAGACATACCAAGTTTTTCACCGCTGTAATCGGAAATATAATTCGGATTGAAAGGAAATATTTTTGGCTTTCTATTTTCTAGTTCAATTTTTTGTAAGCTATCTAACTTTTTTAAAATAGCTGAGCTTACATTATTATTAATGGGAGAAATATCATTTTTAGAGACTGTATTTAAATATATAACTACTTGAAAAACAACAATAATTATTCCCAAAAAGAAAATCCCATTTCTTTGGCTTTTTGTATACCAGAAATGGGATTTTAATAGTTTCATATTTTATATTTACATATGCTCGTTTACATCTATAGCTCCGTCTTCTATAGCTTCTTCTTTTTTATTGATAGCATTCATGTATTTAGAAAGTTCTTTTTTAATGATTGGCGATAACATGATTACACCGATAATATTTGGAACAACCATTGCAAAAATCATAGCATCTGAGAAATCTATTACTGCTCCCAAACTAATTGATGCACCGATTACAACA encodes:
- a CDS encoding helix-hairpin-helix domain-containing protein produces the protein MKLLKSHFWYTKSQRNGIFFLGIIIVVFQVVIYLNTVSKNDISPINNNVSSAILKKLDSLQKIELENRKPKIFPFNPNYISDYSGEKLGMSTLEIDRLLEYRSKGKFINSVKEFQQVTNVSDSLLKRISSKFKFPSWVLKRNTSLKKQTQKNIFVEKKRISTSDINKATKNDFQTISGIGPTFSDRIIKYRSKLQGFTFGYQLYEVFNIDSLTVKKLLKKFVVVAKPIIVKQNVNTVEFRELLKNPYIDYELCKKIFNYRDEVAELQNISELKEIEDFPLDKYERIVLYLVAE